The Cylindrospermum stagnale PCC 7417 genome segment AGCAGAGTGTGTTGCCAGTTTGATCAAACTCTGAGCTAGGTTAATTTGGGCATAAAGTCCAGCTCGATTAGCCGCAAACTGGCTGACTTGAGGTTGGAGATTTCGCCACAGTGTTTCTGCCTCTGTCCAGTTTGCTTGATCTACCAATAGGCTCAGGTGGTTGAGGAGAGCTTGAAGTCGAGTATCTGCGTGGGTTGCCAGTTGGGCAGATTGGGTATAAGCTTCCAGGGCCGAAAGCTCAAACTGCTGGCGTTGCTGACTATTTATTGCCGGTTGGTTGGCAAAGGCCCGTGCCGTATTGCCCAGATTCAAGTAAACGGCAGCCTGCTCTTGGGGTATACCTAATTGTTGCGCTGCCTGCAACCCAACTAATAATACCTGCTGTGACTGATTCGATTGCCCCAAAACTCGCAAAATGTGACCTAAAGCATTGACTGCTCGGACATTTTGTCCGGAAACTGATTGGTTTTTCAAGCTTGACAACCCTGCTGGGGAAAGTTCGCAGGTTGACGCGTCTAAATTCAAGGCGGCTAATAAAGTTTCGCAAGCTCTGGGGTATAGTCCCAACCCTTGCAAAGCCTGACTTTGGTTAATCTGAGCTTGCAGGAGTTGGTCTTTGGCTCCGACGAGCTGCTGGTAGAGTTTGATTACCTCTGTCCCTGTGTCGATGGCATCTTGAAGCCGTCCTCGTTCTAGTTGCAAATGTGCTTGAATATCTAGAGTTTGAGCTAAAATTCGCTGTTGTGTAGAAGTTGGGGATTGCGATCGCAGCAGCGCCAGGCTATCTCTGATATTTTGTTCGGCTTGTTCCCACTGTGTCAATTGTCCTAGGGTTGCTGCCAAATTACTCAAAGCCATGCCTTGATTTAGGCTCGCGCCCTGAGACTCAAATCCAGCTGCTGCCTGTTGCAACAAAGGCACAGCTTCTTCCCAGCGTCCGGCATCATAAAGCGTCCGGGCTTGCTGGATTATTGCCTCTGGTTGCGGCACCTGAGCAACAACGGGAGAAAGGCCAATCATCAATAACAATGAGCAGAAAAATAACCAAATGGATTTAAGGAGCGATCGCCTAAATTTCATTATTTATCTTTCCTTAGTGGGGCGCACAAACTGATATTGGTTGCCAAAAGCGTTGTCCCTTTTGACCTATGGGTTCATCAGCCAAAAGCGTCACCTCTCCCAAGCTATTCATCATCCAACCTCTAGCGGGAATAACTTGATCATTAGAGGAAAGGGTCGGAAGATTATTCTTGCTGCCGCTGCTGCCCTGCTGCCCTGCTGCCCCTTCCACCCAAGCGAACTGAGCAGAGGTGTTACCTAGAGCCTCGTTAGGACTAGGCGGTACACCCCCCCGCCCAGCGATAGTAAACTCGTTGCCTGCCCCTCGATTACAAAGATTGGCAGCAATTAACGTGGTAGGGTCAACTACATTTTGTGGCAATTCCACTAACCCTTGAGCCGGGTTCACCCCAGAGGTGCTAAAAATTACTGTCCCTTGTAAAGCAGGCCCGGAAGTTTGGGAAATGGCAGCGATGTCGCTAGTGGGTAACAGAGAGGTGGGACTTACAAGTAATTCAGCAAGTTGGGCATCTGTCAACCCTAGACGGTCTCTGACCTGCTCACGACTAATGGCAGTAAAACCAAATATATTAGGTACGTTGACAATCACACGTCCACCCCTAGCGGTGCGAGCGTTGGCTGTGATGTCGCTGTTTTCTTGGGGGAATGCCAGCAGAATATTGCTATTCAAGGTGATGTTGCCACCATCAGAAGTACCCGCATCGGTTGAAATTCGGCTACCGCGCCGTAACAGGATGGATTGCGCTTGGAGGTTAATATTCGCCCCTGCGCCCGATACAGTTGTCCCCTGAATAATGCTGTTATTGTCAAGGGATATCTCATCCGCGACAACTTTGATGATGCCCGCGTTCCCCGCTCCTAAACTGCCGACACTGACTGTTCCTCCCTCTTTGAGAGTCAACTTTGGGGTGGTAATACTTAAGTTGCCCGCCCGGCCTGTGGGGGGTGAAAGCTGAAACGCAAGTGCAAACAAATTATCACCAGAGCCTGTGGCGATGCCGGAAGCAGACAAATTATCGTTGCTGCCGATTATTTCTACCGATTCTGCCGCATTGACAACGATGTTTCCCCCCCGTCCTGTATCTAAAGTCGAGGCTCCTATTGCGGCTCGATCTTTGATCATCAATCGCTTGGTGTTAATCCTCACATCGCCACCGTCGCCACTGCCAATAGCCCCTGAAACCACAAAACTCTGGGCAGTACGAATGTCTGAGGGGTTGTTACTTGTAGCCATGCCTGCTATTTTCACGGAATCGGAGGCATTGATGATCACATTTCCACCGCGACTAGCAGAAGAAAACAGCCGATTTCCAGATGTCAATCCACTCGTGGAACTGATCGATGCCCCTCCTTCTACAAGCAGAGTGCGAGTATTAATGTCTATGTTTCCCACATCTCCCGTGCCGCGAACGCTGTTAGTCGATAGTCCAGTGGAGAAAGCGCTAAATTCTGGAGTTGCGGTTAATACTACCGAGTCCGTGGCTCTGACAATTAAATCTCCTCCTTTACCCTGACCCGAAATTGCGGTGGTGACGAATGCTCCATTTCGGATCATCAGCTGATTCGTATCAATTTCTATAGTGCCGCCATTTCCCTGAGCAGCACTTCCAGCGGAAAAGCCAGAGCTAATTAGCTCTACGGATTCAGATGCTTTAATAGCAATGTTTCCCCCAGTCCCGTCCCTATATGTTGGGCTGGCAATCAGCATCCCATCTCGGAGGGTTAGTTGTCGGGTGTTGATGGTGACATTTCCTCCTTTCCCTGCCCCAACAGTGCTGGTATATATGCCACTATCACGGGGGAAAGGGTTAACTATTCCAGCCAAAGGTTCTTCCAACCCAATCCTGAGAAATGTGGCAAATCCTATTCCTCTTAAATTTATGGAGTCAGTGGCGTTGATATTGACACTTCCCGCTGCACCTGTTCCTGATGTGCCACTTTCGATAAAGGCTTGATCTAAAAGGTTAAATTGTGTTGCTTGGATATTGATGTCATGACCGTCAATAGTTCCGGTAGTATCGGAGATCAGGTGGGCGCGATCGCGCAATGTCACATTACCACCCTTGAGGGAAATTGACCCACTACCTAAACCACTGGCGTTAACTGAGGTTGTCCCAGATAATTCAATATTTCCGAAATTCTGAATGCCTGTATAGTCTAAAGTCAATCCGATGGGAGTTAAACCGAAGCTGACAAAACCCGGACTCGCTACACTGCCCAGCAAGATGTTGCCTTGAAAAGCGGTAACATTGCCACTGTTTAAGTTCAAATCCCCTCCCACCAGTGCTAGAGTCTGACCAAAGGGGACTTCTAAGCCTACGGCTGTTAATGTTGATGGGGAAATATTAGGAACAATGCGACTAAATTGGGATTGATTAACGATGCTGCCTGGATGCTCACGAAACTGTAACCCAATGGGAATATTCACAGCCAAAAGGGGCGGTGCTTGAGGATTGGTGGCGCTAAAGAGAAAGCCGTTATCAAATACCACGCTATCGGCTGTGGAAGCTAGAAATGATCCACCCACATCTAATTGAGCGTTGGGGCCAAAGATAATTCCTTTGGGGTTGAGTAAAAATAGGTTAGCGTTGCCCAAGACTCCGAGTGTGCCAAGAATGTTGGAGGTTTTGCCCCCTGTGACGCGGGTGAAGATATTAGTGATGTTGGTAGGGTTGGTAAAATAGGCTCCCTGCCCTTCACCGACATTAAATTCTTGGAAACTGTGGAAAAGATGAGAACCGCGAATTGCGCCACCTTCTATGCGATCAATGGCTTTACCATTAACAGTGTCAGCGACGGTGAGTGAATTTTCTCCTCCTAACTTGTCATCGGGTATGATTTGAGCCTGGGCAGTGAAAGGCATCAGTAAAACATAAACAGTAAGCAATAAAACCGAACGTTTATTTTTCATAAGAACTCGCGGTATGCGGGAAACTCAGTCACGAAGAGTGCTGAGAGGGAAGCAACACGAGCGATTTTAATCGCCGTGGTCTTCTCCATATTATCCGTGGTGTGGGTCTTCAATATATCGTCTAACCGCTTCACTACTTACATTACCTGCTGTACTGACAAAGTAGCTGCTAGTCCAAAGAGATGGCAGTTTTTTTAATTGTGGGAATTCCTTTCTTAGATAAAAACTTGAGCGCCCCTTAAACGCCTTAATGACTTTTCAGGAAACCGAAGAATCTTACACTTCAAAAGCGTCTTTCTTAGATGGAGACTCCCTACCTATTTACGGTCAAAAACCGGAAGGGTGGAAAGCATCAGGTAAGCGCATTGAGCGTGGATTGTATCGGTCAGCTAATGGGTCAGTTGTAAATGCTGATTTGAACGGCGCTGCAAATATTCTCAGAAAAGTAGCCAGCAATCTAAGCATAGACTTAGGCTTACTGGGTAGACGGTCTTTGACGACCGTAGCGAGAGTTAGACTTTGGGTTTTGCCTAAAGTTGCTCTGTCCGCAGAATCTCAGTGGCTTCAGCCCTGAGAGTGTCAATGGTTGTTTTTCTCATCGTCAGATCCCCTATCAAATCCCCGACTTCTTCAAGAAGTCGGGGATTTGATGAATAATTTCTGTAACTAGAAAAGAAAATAATTCATCGTGAAGTAAAGCCCTTGTTCCTGCAAGGTTTTATTGCCTGCTTTCACGTCAATCAAGGGAATGCCATAGTCTAGACGGGCATTGAAGCGATCGCCCATTCGCCACACTAACCCTAAACCTGCACCTAGCAATTTATTCGAGCCGGGATTGGGCTTTTCTCCAGAATAATTCCAGCCGACCCCAAAATCAATAAAGGGGGCGAGTTGTAAAACGCCTTTGGCTTCAGGTACGCGGAGAATCGGGAAGCGTACTTCTGCCGAGGCGATCGCACCGCTATCAGTTAGCATCACATCCTGGCCATAGCCGCGCACGCTTAAAGCACCACCAAGTCCAATCTGTTCTTGAGACAGCAACGAATCTGTGGACATTTGAATGTCGGAACGCAGAATCAACAAAGTTTCTGGCGCTAGTAGTCGCACATATTGCCCTTGTCCCCGCCAGGCAAAAAAGCGACTGTCTGGACTATTGCTATTGACAGTAGCACCGAAGAAATCTGTACCTAAAGAGAATTGCGATCGCGCGGCAAAAACTTGGTGAGGACTGCGTTGGATATATTCTTGAAAAAAGCGCAAGGCCGAAACACGAGTTTCACCCTGATCATTTGCACCTGGTGCTAGGGGAAATCTCTCATTTAACAGTGAGGTTTCGCTCTCAAGGCGTGAAAAAGTCAGCCCTAAAGCCAATTCTCGATTAGGCTTTTGCACAATGGGTTGACGATAAGTTAGTTGATATGTGCGTGATTTCCCCTCAATATCCAGGCTATTGAAAGGTTGTTCAATCACATTAGTACTGCTAACACCTGCCGCAAAGCGGATTGTGCCGTTTTGGGGATTGATCGGCAGAGTATAACTAGCATCTAACTCATTACTACCATCAGTGTTGGCGTAATATACCTCCAATCCGTCACCCAAACCCAGCAAGTTAGCCTGATTAATCCGAATACCACGCCGGAAACTGCCAACGCTGGGAGAACGGTTGTTATCTGTGAATAGATTAACGTTGAAGGTATCTGCCTCTGTGACTTGCACTTTTAGGCGACTTTGTTGGGGACGGCTACCGGCTTGGAGTTCGGCGGAGATATTGGCAATCAGGGGGTCTAGTTGCAGCAGTTGTAAGGCGAATAGCAAGCGATCGCGGTTGAGGGGTTTTTTGGTGGCGATTTCTAGGCGCGATCGCACATAGTTAGGGTTAAGGCGACGAGTTCCTACTATCTGAATTTCTGACAATTCCCCTTCAATTATCTGAATTTTGACCACTCCTCCCTCTCGGAGAAAGGTTTGGTTCGCGGAAATCACCGCACCCGAATTGACATATCCCTCAGCTACATATTTCTGCGTTATGGCTGTCTCTGCCTCTATCAGTTCCGCGAAGGTGATTTCTCTACCGATCAATGCTTTGGTAACTTCTGCCAGAAGGCGATCGCTAAAAGCCGTGTTTCCCTCAAATTCAAAGCGTTCAACGCGAATTGTCCCCGGAATTTGCGTTTGGACTTCCTTGGGGGGAGGAGTTGGTGCCGCCGGTGGGAGGGGCGGTGCTTGGGGCTGTTGTGGGCTTTCAGGTGTTAATTCAGGTTGTTTAGGGAGAATTGGGTTAGGTATTTGACCCAGATACAAGTCTTGATATCTAAGGTTTACGGCTGGGTTTGAAGACTTGGGATCATTCACTCCCAAGTCAAAATTTTGGGTAGATTTCCAGATAGCTATATTTGATGAAGCAAAGAGAGGAGATTTCCCTAGATCTTTTTTCCCCAACTTCTCATTTATGCTGATCTTTGGGTGATTCGACTGCCTCTCCCCACCACTATCGGCAGATTCTAATTCTTGAGAATTTAATGTATAAATAATATTCTCTGCTGTTACTGCTTTAACTGGTTTCCCCAATAGTAGGAGCGGAAAAACTCCAGCCAGCGAAAATAGCACCCTTACTCGATAAGTCATATATATCAAATACAAATAATAGAAATTACTTGACATACTCCCCACACCTAAAGGTGTGGGGATTCTGGGGTCAAACAGCAATTGCTAGCGTAGCTAGTCTAACATCACCTAACCCAATAGTTGATGCCCCAAAGACGTTGCATACCCTTGAGGTTTAAGGTTTCAAAGCATAAAACATCAAAGGTATCTGTTAACTTCTGAGCTAGTTTCCAAAACCAATCACGTCTCAACTAAACCTGAAAAAGTACATTCCACAAGCTTTTGAGTTGAATCTCACTGGTTAGTGGTTTTTGCCGCGCTGCACTATTCCCGATTTCGAGGCAAATCTTTACCAAAATAGCGCTTGTAACAAACTCCACTAAATTGGAGACCGAAAACCGTTAACTTAGTGCAAGCTATAAATGTAATTCAGGCTACATCAAAATGCGGCTAGAGCAGTTGCAAGCCTTTTTGGCGATCGCCCAAACTGGCAGTTTTCAAAATGCAGCGAGACAATGTGGTGTTACCCAATCGACCATCAGTCGCCAAATTCAGGCATTGGAGGCAGATTTGGGAGTAGAACTATTTCACAGAACAAGTCATGCCAAACTGACTCTGGGAGGTGAAAGGTTACTCCCCCGTGTCCGCAAAATTTGCACTGAATGGGAGAGTGCAACACAGGAATTAGCAGATTTAATCGCCGGTAAGCAGCCAGAACTTTGTATTGCAGCCATTCACTCGGTTTGTGGCTCTTATTTACCCCCAGTGTTACAAAAATTTTGTCATGATTATCCAGACGTCCAATTGCGGGTAACATCATTGGGAAGCGATCGCGCCCTCAAAGTCCTCAAAGATGGATTAGTAGATCTAGCAATCGTGATGAATAATCGGTTTTTAACCACCGGCAGAGAAATGGTGGTAGAAGTTCTCTATGATGAACCGATATTCGTCTTAAGTGCAGCCAATCATCCACTAGCCCAATATGAAAGCATCCCTTGGTCAGAACTAATTCGTTATCCGCAAGTAGTCTTTAAAGATGGTTACGGAATGCAACGCTTAATTCAAGAAAGATTTGAGCGCATGGACGCTGTACTCCAAGCAGCTTTAGAACTAAATACCCTAGATGCCTTTCGGGGAGTGGTACGTCAAGGAGAATTGATAGCTTTGCTACCC includes the following:
- a CDS encoding LysR family transcriptional regulator codes for the protein MRLEQLQAFLAIAQTGSFQNAARQCGVTQSTISRQIQALEADLGVELFHRTSHAKLTLGGERLLPRVRKICTEWESATQELADLIAGKQPELCIAAIHSVCGSYLPPVLQKFCHDYPDVQLRVTSLGSDRALKVLKDGLVDLAIVMNNRFLTTGREMVVEVLYDEPIFVLSAANHPLAQYESIPWSELIRYPQVVFKDGYGMQRLIQERFERMDAVLQAALELNTLDAFRGVVRQGELIALLPQSALVEARCDPSLAIRPLASNSNLPDSSSLTRRVVMVTTQDRLQIPPIKHFWQLVQENIPLQLEKQRSVS
- a CDS encoding ShlB/FhaC/HecB family hemolysin secretion/activation protein; translation: MTYRVRVLFSLAGVFPLLLLGKPVKAVTAENIIYTLNSQELESADSGGERQSNHPKISINEKLGKKDLGKSPLFASSNIAIWKSTQNFDLGVNDPKSSNPAVNLRYQDLYLGQIPNPILPKQPELTPESPQQPQAPPLPPAAPTPPPKEVQTQIPGTIRVERFEFEGNTAFSDRLLAEVTKALIGREITFAELIEAETAITQKYVAEGYVNSGAVISANQTFLREGGVVKIQIIEGELSEIQIVGTRRLNPNYVRSRLEIATKKPLNRDRLLFALQLLQLDPLIANISAELQAGSRPQQSRLKVQVTEADTFNVNLFTDNNRSPSVGSFRRGIRINQANLLGLGDGLEVYYANTDGSNELDASYTLPINPQNGTIRFAAGVSSTNVIEQPFNSLDIEGKSRTYQLTYRQPIVQKPNRELALGLTFSRLESETSLLNERFPLAPGANDQGETRVSALRFFQEYIQRSPHQVFAARSQFSLGTDFFGATVNSNSPDSRFFAWRGQGQYVRLLAPETLLILRSDIQMSTDSLLSQEQIGLGGALSVRGYGQDVMLTDSGAIASAEVRFPILRVPEAKGVLQLAPFIDFGVGWNYSGEKPNPGSNKLLGAGLGLVWRMGDRFNARLDYGIPLIDVKAGNKTLQEQGLYFTMNYFLF
- a CDS encoding filamentous hemagglutinin N-terminal domain-containing protein — its product is MKNKRSVLLLTVYVLLMPFTAQAQIIPDDKLGGENSLTVADTVNGKAIDRIEGGAIRGSHLFHSFQEFNVGEGQGAYFTNPTNITNIFTRVTGGKTSNILGTLGVLGNANLFLLNPKGIIFGPNAQLDVGGSFLASTADSVVFDNGFLFSATNPQAPPLLAVNIPIGLQFREHPGSIVNQSQFSRIVPNISPSTLTAVGLEVPFGQTLALVGGDLNLNSGNVTAFQGNILLGSVASPGFVSFGLTPIGLTLDYTGIQNFGNIELSGTTSVNASGLGSGSISLKGGNVTLRDRAHLISDTTGTIDGHDINIQATQFNLLDQAFIESGTSGTGAAGSVNINATDSINLRGIGFATFLRIGLEEPLAGIVNPFPRDSGIYTSTVGAGKGGNVTINTRQLTLRDGMLIASPTYRDGTGGNIAIKASESVELISSGFSAGSAAQGNGGTIEIDTNQLMIRNGAFVTTAISGQGKGGDLIVRATDSVVLTATPEFSAFSTGLSTNSVRGTGDVGNIDINTRTLLVEGGASISSTSGLTSGNRLFSSASRGGNVIINASDSVKIAGMATSNNPSDIRTAQSFVVSGAIGSGDGGDVRINTKRLMIKDRAAIGASTLDTGRGGNIVVNAAESVEIIGSNDNLSASGIATGSGDNLFALAFQLSPPTGRAGNLSITTPKLTLKEGGTVSVGSLGAGNAGIIKVVADEISLDNNSIIQGTTVSGAGANINLQAQSILLRRGSRISTDAGTSDGGNITLNSNILLAFPQENSDITANARTARGGRVIVNVPNIFGFTAISREQVRDRLGLTDAQLAELLVSPTSLLPTSDIAAISQTSGPALQGTVIFSTSGVNPAQGLVELPQNVVDPTTLIAANLCNRGAGNEFTIAGRGGVPPSPNEALGNTSAQFAWVEGAAGQQGSSGSKNNLPTLSSNDQVIPARGWMMNSLGEVTLLADEPIGQKGQRFWQPISVCAPH